Below is a genomic region from Streptomyces ferrugineus.
CCGCCGACCACAGCCATCAGCACGGCGTTGAGGCTCCAGGCCACGCCGGCCACACCGTCCGGGGAGATGACGACGAACTGGAAGGCGATCACCGCTCCAGCCAGTCCGGTGATCGCGCTGGAGGGGAGCAGCACGGCGAGCTGGTGGCGGCGGACGGCGACACCGAGTCCGGCGGCGGCCGGTTCGTTGTCGCGGATCGCGGCCAGCCGGAGCCCGAAGTCGCTGTGCCGCGCGTGCAGGGTGAGAGCCACGGCCAGCGCCGCGACGATCACGGCGAGTTGGAACAGGTTGCCGCCGCTGGGCACGGAGTCGACGGGCAGGGTGACACCACTGGCACCGCCCGCCCAGTCCCAGTTGCGGATCAGTGCCTGGAGAGCGATGGCGATGGCCAGGGTGCCGATGGCGAAGTAGTCGCCGCGCAGGCGCAGCAGCGCGGCGGACAGCAGAAGGGCGAGCAGCATGGCGGCGACCGGCGCCGCCACTACGGCCAGGGGCCAGCTCAGGCCGGTGTGGACGAGCAGCAGCGCGGCTGCGTAGCCGCCGGTCGCGACGAAGGCCGCGGCGCCCAGCGAGACCAGGCCTCCGAAGCCTGCGAGTACGTTCCACGCCTGGGCGATGGCCAGGTAGCACAGCAGGGTGACGCCGAGGTCGAGGGCCCCGTGGTCGAGTACGCCTCCGAGCGCGAAGCAGACCAGGGTGGCGAGAAGCAGGGCGAGCGCGGGCCACCAGCGCCGCAGGGTGGGCGTGGGTGTCATGCGGCATGTGCCTTTCGGAACAGGCCCTGCGGGCGGATCGCGAGGACGAGGAAGAAGGCCAGGTAGACGACCACGTCGCGCCAGCCGCCGCCGAAGAGGCCGACGCTGACGGACTGGAGAACGCCCAGCGCCACGCCCGCCGCCAGTACGCCGCCCACGCTGCCGATGCCCGCGAGTGCCATCACGGCGAAGCCGGTGAGCAGCAGCGGCAGGCCGCTGCTGGGGGTGAAGCTCTGCGCGACGCCGGTGAGCACTCCGCCGGCTGCGGCGAGCGCCGCCGCACCGGCGAAGGTCATGGCGTAGACGCGGTTGACGTCGATTCCGAGTACCGCCGCGGTGCCGGGATCGGCTGAGGCCGCCCGCACCGCGCTGCCGGCCCGTGTCCTGGTGAGCACCAGGTGGGTCGCGGCGCACAGCACGACGGCGAGCCCGAAGGCGATGACGTAGACGGTCTGGACCCGTACACCGAGCACGGACAGGCCGGTGTCGGCGTAGGAGGCGGGCAGTGCCTTGGGGTGGGTGCCGAAGGCGGCCTGGAAGAGCGCCTGCCCGAGCAGTGCGAGGCCGAAGGTGGCCACCAGCGGGGCGCTCCTGCTGTCCCTGAGCAGGGGCGTGAGCAGATAGCGCTGCAGCGGGTAGGCGATCAGCGCCATGGTGGCCATGGCGAGCGGCAGCGCGGCGAGCGGATCCCAGCCGGCCTCGACCACGAGCAGCGAGGCCAGGTAGGCGCCGCCGATGACGAGTTCGCCGTGAGCGAGGTTCATCAGTCCGAGCACCCCGAAGACCAGGGAGATCCCCAGGCCGATCAGGGCGTACAGACCGCCGGCCAGAATGCCGGCGGCCAGCACGTCCAG
It encodes:
- a CDS encoding branched-chain amino acid ABC transporter permease, coding for MSLDVLAAGILAGGLYALIGLGISLVFGVLGLMNLAHGELVIGGAYLASLLVVEAGWDPLAALPLAMATMALIAYPLQRYLLTPLLRDSRSAPLVATFGLALLGQALFQAAFGTHPKALPASYADTGLSVLGVRVQTVYVIAFGLAVVLCAATHLVLTRTRAGSAVRAASADPGTAAVLGIDVNRVYAMTFAGAAALAAAGGVLTGVAQSFTPSSGLPLLLTGFAVMALAGIGSVGGVLAAGVALGVLQSVSVGLFGGGWRDVVVYLAFFLVLAIRPQGLFRKAHAA
- a CDS encoding branched-chain amino acid ABC transporter permease — encoded protein: MTPTPTLRRWWPALALLLATLVCFALGGVLDHGALDLGVTLLCYLAIAQAWNVLAGFGGLVSLGAAAFVATGGYAAALLLVHTGLSWPLAVVAAPVAAMLLALLLSAALLRLRGDYFAIGTLAIAIALQALIRNWDWAGGASGVTLPVDSVPSGGNLFQLAVIVAALAVALTLHARHSDFGLRLAAIRDNEPAAAGLGVAVRRHQLAVLLPSSAITGLAGAVIAFQFVVISPDGVAGVAWSLNAVLMAVVGGTGTVLGPLLGVTVVYYGLTRQLQNEQTLSLVIEGVLLILIVRFAPQGVWPMLCRAARRLLGRRSPSDRPTADRGDEEETAPSGTEPLAVDLA